One part of the Mya arenaria isolate MELC-2E11 chromosome 3, ASM2691426v1 genome encodes these proteins:
- the LOC128228736 gene encoding peroxisomal membrane protein 11B-like yields MTDLISNIIKFNAQTNGRDKVCRLVQYSCRLAWGRIQDTDKKDLLQTLKTVEGMLSMTRKLLRFGKSLDFIQGALKSIHLKDSVLRLSITLSKINQAFYLLFDHFLWFHNVGAVKLDKQYWSEVSSRFYLATLLLNLVRDVYGIYCVIMEEINSAKERTSSSTYRNGESNHKTVTRRQISALEILRMNIPLMLDTVKNVFDLAIPMSALQMVKLSPQKQGMFGIVSSLIAVVTVWNPNLKVVPS; encoded by the exons atgacagatttaatttcaaatataatcaaatttaaTGCTCAAACTAATGGAAGAGACAAAGTTTGCAG ATTGGTCCAGTACAGTTGCCGACTGGCATGGGGGCGTATACAGGACACAGACAAGAAAGACCTCCTGCAGACATTGAAAACTGTGGAGGGGATGCTGAGTATGACCAGAAAAT TGCTTAGATTTGGTAAAAGCTTGGACTTTATACAAGGAGCATTGAAAAGTATACATCTGAAGGATAGTGTTTTACGATTAAGCATCACGCTATCGAAGATAAACCAGGCATTCTATCTCCTGTTTGATCACTTCCTATGGTTCCACAATGTGGGGGCAGTGAAGCTTGACAAGCAGTACTGGTCGGAAGTGTCGTCTCGCTTCTACCTGGCCACCCTGCTCCTCAATCTTGTTCGAGATGTGTACGGCATCTACTGCGTCATTATGGAGGAAATCAACTCTGCGAAAGAGCGAACCAGTTCCAGCACTTACAGAAATGGTGAAAGCAACCATAAAACAGTAACAAGGCGACAGATAAGTGCTCTTGAGATCCTTAGGATGAATATTCCACTGATGTTGGACACTGTAAAGAATGTGTTTGACCTTGCTATTCCCATGAGTGCCCTACAGATGGTCAAGTTGTCCCCGCAGAAGCAAGGCATGTTTGGGATAGTTTCTTCCTTGATAGCTGTGGTTACAGTCTGGAACCCAAACCTCAAAGTTGTTCCATCTTGA